In Neovison vison isolate M4711 chromosome 14, ASM_NN_V1, whole genome shotgun sequence, the following proteins share a genomic window:
- the AP5Z1 gene encoding AP-5 complex subunit zeta-1 isoform X1, with protein sequence MLPSLLPGDIPSDPAQGGISGSRGQVPQLQVANTPLSFREIQDEELQKFCSRVAKLLQKDEPGPDAVDALQRLFLIVSATKYKRRLEKTCVDLLQTTLCSPKCPEQLQLLCAAILRERSPSDDLSLSCDRVQSSQQLSLVASVLLAQGDRKEEVRSVGQRAFRVLESRQPEGPSLRHLLPVVSKVTRLAPHSLHEDQTSLLSKRLVDWLRYASIQQGVPHASGGFFSTPRARQPGPVTEVDGAVATDFFTVLSTGQHFTEDQWLNVQAFSMLRAWLLASSPQGPSAPDSDDRSELEGSTLSVLSATSTASHLLPPQERLREKAFEYCQRLAEQSTRRALRKGDADLQKACLVEAVLVLDVLCRQDPSFLYRTLSCLKALHTRLCGDPARARALLPIAQFFLRHGEAAAVDSEAILQHLFTRIPCELFHSPTLAFEFVRFCGDSLPLFGRNLDILKQSFPNLFKLLAWNSPPLTSEFVELLPWLVDPGTAVEMLHALLDLPCLTAALDLQLRLSPAASERPLWDASLRNPSCLEASRDPQFQALLQHLLRAKASGTVEKLAPLHQLLQPMASCARVVQCAEAVPTLLQAFFSAVTQFADGVLANQLALLLLERCDSLYQVPQYEARVHRVLSSQFLALCALHPSLVVELAKELLEFVGSVSSVRSRGAMLASVAWAIGEYLSVSWDRRCTVEQINRFFEALEALLFELTQSRPSAALPECPPQVIAVLVTTLTKLASRSQDLIPRVSLFLSKMRTLAQSPAPSSMHREEGAAAVRARAAELLTLLKMPSVAQFAFTPSAELSKPRYHRDANTALPLALRTVSRLVEKEMGLLPG encoded by the exons ATGCTGccttctctgctccctggggaTATCCCTTCAGACCCAGCTCAGGGCGGCATTTCCGGCTCCCGCGGACAGGTCCCCCAACTCCAGGTCGCCAACACCCCGCTTTCATTTAGGGAGATCCAGGATGAGGAGCTGCAGAAGTTCTGTTCCCGGGTCGCGAAGCTGCTGCAGAAGGACGAGCCGGGGCCTGACGCGGTGGACGCCCTACAGAGGCTGTTCCTCATCGTCTCGGCCACGAAATACAAGAGGCG GCTGGAGAAGACGTGCGTGGACCTGCTGCAGACCACCCTCTGCTCGCCCAAGTGCCCTGAGCAGCTCCAGCTTCTGTGCGCGGCCATCCTGAGAGAGAGGTCGCCCTCCGACGACCTGAGCCTGTCCTGTGACCGTGTCCAGAGCAGCCAGCAGCTGAGCCTGGTGGCCTCGGTGCTCTTGGCCCAG GGTGACAGAAAGGAGGAGGTCCGAAGCGTGGGCCAGCGCGCCTTCAGAGTCCTCGAGAGCCGGCAGCCTGAGGGGCCCAGTCTGAGGCACCTGCTCCCAGTCGTGTCCAAGGTCACGCGCCTGGCCCCGCACTCCCTCCATGAAG ACCAGACCAGCCTGCTCAGCAAGAGGTTGGTGGACTGGCTTCGCTATGCCAGCATCCAGCAAGGGGTCCCACATGCTTCTGGAGGCTTCTTCTCCACACCCAGAGCCCGGCAG CCGGGCCCTGTCACCGAGGTGGATGGAGCAGTAGCCACAGATTTCTTCACGGTGCTGTCCACGGGCCAGCACTTCACGGAGGACCAGTGGCTGAACGTGCAGGCTTTCTCCATGCTGCGGGCGTGGCTGCTGGCCAGCAGCCCCCAGGGCCCCAGCGCCCCGGACTCAG ATGACAGGTCGGAGCTGGAGGGCTCCACCCTGTCCGTGCTATCGGCCACGTCCACCGCCAGCCACCTGCTGCCGCCCCAGGAGCGGCTGAGGGAGAAGGCCTTCGAGTACTGCCAGCGCCTAGCGGAGCAGAGCACGCGGC gaGCCCTGAGAAAGGGGGACGCGGACCTGCAGAAAGCT TGCCTGGTGGAGGCCGTGCTGGTGCTGGACGTGCTCTGCCGGCAGGACCCGTCCTTCCTGTACCGCACGCTGTCCTGCCTGAAGGCGCTGCACACACGGCTGTGCGGGGACccggcgcgggcgcgggcgctgCTGCCCATTGCGCAGTTCTTCCTGAGACACG GGGAGGCCGCCGCCGTGGACTCAGAAGCCATCCTCCAGCACCTGTTCACCAGGATCCCCTGCGAGCTCTTCCACAGCCCCACGCTGGCCTTCGAGTTCGTCCGCTTCTGCGGGGACAGCCTGCCCCTGTTCGGCAGGAACCTTGACATTCTCAAGCAGAGCTTCCCCAACCTCTTCAAG CTCCTGGCCTGGAACAGCCCGCCCCTCACCTCCGAGTTCGTGGAGCTCCTGCCGTGGCTGGTGGACCCTGGCACAGCTGTGGAGATGCTCCACGCGCTGCTGGACCTGCCTTGTCTGACCGCGGCCTTGGATCTGCAGCTCAG GCTGTCACCGGCTGCGTCAGAGAGGCCGCTGTGGGACGCCTCCCTCAGGAACCCCAGCTGCCTGGAGGCTTCCCGGGACCCACAGTTCCAGGCTCTTCTCCAGCACCTGCTGCGGGCCAAGGCTAGCGGAACCGTGGAGAA GTTGGCGCCCCTCCACCAGCTGCTGCAGCCCATGGCCAGCTGCGCCCGGGTGGTCCAGTGCGCCGAGGCCGTGCCCACGCTGCTCCAGGCCTTCTTTTCCGCAGTGACTCAG TTTGCTGACGGGGTTCTGGCCAACCAGCTGGCACTGCTGCTCCTGGAGAGATGTGACTCCCTttaccaggtgccccagtacgaGGCCCGTGTGCACAG GGTGCTGAGCTCCCAGTTCCTGGCTCTCTGCGCGCTGCACCCGTCACTGGTGGTCGAGCTGGCGAAAGAGCTACTGGAGTTCGTGGGGAGCGTGAGCAGTGTCCGCAGCCGGGGGGCCATGCTCGCCTCCGTG GCCTGGGCCATCGGCGAGTACCTGTCTGTGTCCTGGGACCGGCGGTGCACCGTGGAGCAGATCAACAGGTTCTTTGAGGCCCTCGAGGCCCTGCTGTTCGAGCTCACCCAGTCGCGCCCTTCTGCCGCCCTCCCCGAGTGCCCCCCACAGGTCATCGCCGTGCTGGTGACCACGCTGACCAAGCTGGCCTCCCGGAGCCAAGACCTGATTCCCAG GGTCTCTCTGTTCCTGTCAAAGATGAGGACCCTGGCCCAGAGCCCGGCGCCGAGCTCCATGCACCGTGAGGAGGGCGCGGCAGCCGTCCGCGCGCGGGCTGCTGAGCTCCTGACGCTGCTGAAGATGCCCAGTGTGGCCCAGTTTGCGTTCACGCCCAGCGCAGAACTGTCCAAGCCCCGCTACCACCGTGACGCCAACACCGCCCTGCCGCTGGCCCTGCGCACGGTCAGCCGCCTGGTGGAGAAGGAAATGGGCCTCCTGCCGGGGTGA
- the AP5Z1 gene encoding AP-5 complex subunit zeta-1 isoform X2, with the protein MFTAGAESLLHQAREIQDEELQKFCSRVAKLLQKDEPGPDAVDALQRLFLIVSATKYKRRLEKTCVDLLQTTLCSPKCPEQLQLLCAAILRERSPSDDLSLSCDRVQSSQQLSLVASVLLAQGDRKEEVRSVGQRAFRVLESRQPEGPSLRHLLPVVSKVTRLAPHSLHEDQTSLLSKRLVDWLRYASIQQGVPHASGGFFSTPRARQPGPVTEVDGAVATDFFTVLSTGQHFTEDQWLNVQAFSMLRAWLLASSPQGPSAPDSDDRSELEGSTLSVLSATSTASHLLPPQERLREKAFEYCQRLAEQSTRRALRKGDADLQKACLVEAVLVLDVLCRQDPSFLYRTLSCLKALHTRLCGDPARARALLPIAQFFLRHGEAAAVDSEAILQHLFTRIPCELFHSPTLAFEFVRFCGDSLPLFGRNLDILKQSFPNLFKLLAWNSPPLTSEFVELLPWLVDPGTAVEMLHALLDLPCLTAALDLQLRLSPAASERPLWDASLRNPSCLEASRDPQFQALLQHLLRAKASGTVEKLAPLHQLLQPMASCARVVQCAEAVPTLLQAFFSAVTQFADGVLANQLALLLLERCDSLYQVPQYEARVHRVLSSQFLALCALHPSLVVELAKELLEFVGSVSSVRSRGAMLASVAWAIGEYLSVSWDRRCTVEQINRFFEALEALLFELTQSRPSAALPECPPQVIAVLVTTLTKLASRSQDLIPRVSLFLSKMRTLAQSPAPSSMHREEGAAAVRARAAELLTLLKMPSVAQFAFTPSAELSKPRYHRDANTALPLALRTVSRLVEKEMGLLPG; encoded by the exons GGAGATCCAGGATGAGGAGCTGCAGAAGTTCTGTTCCCGGGTCGCGAAGCTGCTGCAGAAGGACGAGCCGGGGCCTGACGCGGTGGACGCCCTACAGAGGCTGTTCCTCATCGTCTCGGCCACGAAATACAAGAGGCG GCTGGAGAAGACGTGCGTGGACCTGCTGCAGACCACCCTCTGCTCGCCCAAGTGCCCTGAGCAGCTCCAGCTTCTGTGCGCGGCCATCCTGAGAGAGAGGTCGCCCTCCGACGACCTGAGCCTGTCCTGTGACCGTGTCCAGAGCAGCCAGCAGCTGAGCCTGGTGGCCTCGGTGCTCTTGGCCCAG GGTGACAGAAAGGAGGAGGTCCGAAGCGTGGGCCAGCGCGCCTTCAGAGTCCTCGAGAGCCGGCAGCCTGAGGGGCCCAGTCTGAGGCACCTGCTCCCAGTCGTGTCCAAGGTCACGCGCCTGGCCCCGCACTCCCTCCATGAAG ACCAGACCAGCCTGCTCAGCAAGAGGTTGGTGGACTGGCTTCGCTATGCCAGCATCCAGCAAGGGGTCCCACATGCTTCTGGAGGCTTCTTCTCCACACCCAGAGCCCGGCAG CCGGGCCCTGTCACCGAGGTGGATGGAGCAGTAGCCACAGATTTCTTCACGGTGCTGTCCACGGGCCAGCACTTCACGGAGGACCAGTGGCTGAACGTGCAGGCTTTCTCCATGCTGCGGGCGTGGCTGCTGGCCAGCAGCCCCCAGGGCCCCAGCGCCCCGGACTCAG ATGACAGGTCGGAGCTGGAGGGCTCCACCCTGTCCGTGCTATCGGCCACGTCCACCGCCAGCCACCTGCTGCCGCCCCAGGAGCGGCTGAGGGAGAAGGCCTTCGAGTACTGCCAGCGCCTAGCGGAGCAGAGCACGCGGC gaGCCCTGAGAAAGGGGGACGCGGACCTGCAGAAAGCT TGCCTGGTGGAGGCCGTGCTGGTGCTGGACGTGCTCTGCCGGCAGGACCCGTCCTTCCTGTACCGCACGCTGTCCTGCCTGAAGGCGCTGCACACACGGCTGTGCGGGGACccggcgcgggcgcgggcgctgCTGCCCATTGCGCAGTTCTTCCTGAGACACG GGGAGGCCGCCGCCGTGGACTCAGAAGCCATCCTCCAGCACCTGTTCACCAGGATCCCCTGCGAGCTCTTCCACAGCCCCACGCTGGCCTTCGAGTTCGTCCGCTTCTGCGGGGACAGCCTGCCCCTGTTCGGCAGGAACCTTGACATTCTCAAGCAGAGCTTCCCCAACCTCTTCAAG CTCCTGGCCTGGAACAGCCCGCCCCTCACCTCCGAGTTCGTGGAGCTCCTGCCGTGGCTGGTGGACCCTGGCACAGCTGTGGAGATGCTCCACGCGCTGCTGGACCTGCCTTGTCTGACCGCGGCCTTGGATCTGCAGCTCAG GCTGTCACCGGCTGCGTCAGAGAGGCCGCTGTGGGACGCCTCCCTCAGGAACCCCAGCTGCCTGGAGGCTTCCCGGGACCCACAGTTCCAGGCTCTTCTCCAGCACCTGCTGCGGGCCAAGGCTAGCGGAACCGTGGAGAA GTTGGCGCCCCTCCACCAGCTGCTGCAGCCCATGGCCAGCTGCGCCCGGGTGGTCCAGTGCGCCGAGGCCGTGCCCACGCTGCTCCAGGCCTTCTTTTCCGCAGTGACTCAG TTTGCTGACGGGGTTCTGGCCAACCAGCTGGCACTGCTGCTCCTGGAGAGATGTGACTCCCTttaccaggtgccccagtacgaGGCCCGTGTGCACAG GGTGCTGAGCTCCCAGTTCCTGGCTCTCTGCGCGCTGCACCCGTCACTGGTGGTCGAGCTGGCGAAAGAGCTACTGGAGTTCGTGGGGAGCGTGAGCAGTGTCCGCAGCCGGGGGGCCATGCTCGCCTCCGTG GCCTGGGCCATCGGCGAGTACCTGTCTGTGTCCTGGGACCGGCGGTGCACCGTGGAGCAGATCAACAGGTTCTTTGAGGCCCTCGAGGCCCTGCTGTTCGAGCTCACCCAGTCGCGCCCTTCTGCCGCCCTCCCCGAGTGCCCCCCACAGGTCATCGCCGTGCTGGTGACCACGCTGACCAAGCTGGCCTCCCGGAGCCAAGACCTGATTCCCAG GGTCTCTCTGTTCCTGTCAAAGATGAGGACCCTGGCCCAGAGCCCGGCGCCGAGCTCCATGCACCGTGAGGAGGGCGCGGCAGCCGTCCGCGCGCGGGCTGCTGAGCTCCTGACGCTGCTGAAGATGCCCAGTGTGGCCCAGTTTGCGTTCACGCCCAGCGCAGAACTGTCCAAGCCCCGCTACCACCGTGACGCCAACACCGCCCTGCCGCTGGCCCTGCGCACGGTCAGCCGCCTGGTGGAGAAGGAAATGGGCCTCCTGCCGGGGTGA